A single Lactuca sativa cultivar Salinas chromosome 8, Lsat_Salinas_v11, whole genome shotgun sequence DNA region contains:
- the LOC111906928 gene encoding nuclear pore complex protein NUP43, with the protein MSTETLKQFHRLPQSTYIDALRFLPPLSAFDRYVVIASFNSDTDETSIGIHALNPTDAPTLTLQSSFPTSSRISSLKVAQKSLQNPLIAASTFAGSLHILFPNPIDASFESEVSIPEKTLHIGPISCVDLQENGSACVSVGEDGRVNLISVSDSGLDYRRVFDSKGLVSYTAARWASPTEFATGGLGNSLQWWDQRRPGGPVSQFKGNWAEGASSGVVHSIDIHPSRKHTCLAGGSYGSVFAWDLRRQQQPIILSGIGTNDTASNICISSSDVWEVQYDTFMSSSNRATANISSDRVLPVMMCSEDGILAVVKQGEEPTEILAENCAINSFDIDPQNPSDVICSLEWESVAILTRA; encoded by the exons ATGTCTACAGAAACCCTAAAGCAATTCCACAGGCTTCCACAGTCAACCTACATAGACGCTCTCCGGTTTCTCCCCCCTCTCTCCGCATTCGACCGCTACGTCGTTATAGCGTCATTCAATTCCGATACCGACGAAACCTCCATTGGGATCCATGCCTTAAACCCTACAGATGCACCGACTCTAACCTTACAATCCTCATTCCCAACATCCTCCAGGATATCCTCTCTAAAAGTTGCTCAAAAGTCGCTCCAAAACCCCTTAATTGCTGCTTCCACCTTCGCTGGCTCCCTCCACATTCTTTTCCCAAACCCTATCGACGCATCCTTTGAATCGGAGGTCTCTATACCCGAAAAAACCTTACATATAGGACCAATTTCGTGCGTGGATTTGCAGGAAAATGGTTCCGCGTGCGTGAGTGTTGGAGAAGATGGGAGAGTGAACTTGATCAGCGTCAGTGATTCGGGTTTGGATTATCGTCGAGTTTTTGATAGCAAGGGGTTGGTTTCTTATACTGCAGCGCGATGGGCGTCTCCCACGGAGTTTGCTACTGGCGGCTTGGGAAATTCTCTTCAGTGGTGGGATCAGAGGAGACCTGGAGGGCCAGTTTCACAGTTCAAGGGCAACTG GGCTGAAGGAGCTTCTTCTGGTGTTGTACATTCTATTGACATTCATCCATCACGAAAGCACACATGTCTG GCAGGAGGCTCTTATGGAAGTGTATTTGCATGGGATCTTCGAAGGCAACAACAGCCAATAATTCTTTCAGGAATTGGTACTAATGACACAGCATCTAATATATGTATATCTTCAAGTGATGTATGGGAGGTTCAATATGACACTTTTATGAGCTCTTCAAATCGTGCCACTGCTAATATTTCATCTGATCGAGTCTTACCTGTTATGATGTGCTCTGAAGATGGGATTCTTGCTGTTGTTAAACAAg GTGAAGAGCCTACTGAAATACTGGCTGAAAACTGTGCCATTAATAGCTTTGACATTGATCCACAGAACCCCTCG GATGTGATATGCAGTTTGGAATGGGAGTCAGTTGCTATCTTGACTAGGGCATAG